The Mycoplasma sp. 1654_15 genome contains a region encoding:
- a CDS encoding DHH family phosphoesterase produces MKISKNWLFLFLAVFPILIIWFVLLIFYKSEITNSAFFTILIFLILILIGIFFIVIFYFYKRSINVNNFFYKHFENVLSENGMGVVVFSTDGKIVWASEYILNLYQKTLIGKPVDVLFEGENYRNFFLLPSKFNFSMGDNHLSVQINTSNNWLSIRDITLLDSITSKYNDDSWVIGEIEFDNFQVFSSILNEDEMFSIQNKINVFFENLLLEYDFTYRQYINGKFLIVLNYATFQEWQQYNFDIFQKHLVEKTQIESNTNLNITISTGFAFGIKDFKILNKLAKEALNFSKTRGGNQTTIIKYGFKPFSYGRNSQISVTTSRTNLNYVSKKLLKKLASEDIKKIILYGHINADLDALGAAYALGWFLVDYAKREFKLYNKDFYIQNDTFDATVRRFLSLQKDKIDKKIFIKPKKATLLNDSNTLVILLDTAEKARIENPDAFKNINKDNIFIFDHHGVTSGKPDFLTYGNDYIDTLASSTCEIITEFIALNSYDDKNIPPIVAQMLLNGIYMDTVQFKKSSSSKTFNAASILSNWGASAEEAINILKISEEDFTIINEVIKNLEEVKPGYFLAAIDKPIESDLISIATDYLLNIYKRKAVFVIAKLPNANVYKMSARSLPDTNVQHIAELVGGGGHFSAAAAQSTSESFLEFKDNVINAITGRK; encoded by the coding sequence ATGAAAATTTCAAAAAATTGATTATTTTTATTTTTAGCAGTTTTTCCTATTTTAATAATTTGATTTGTTCTGCTTATTTTTTATAAATCAGAAATTACAAACTCTGCTTTTTTTACAATATTAATATTTTTAATTTTGATATTAATTGGAATTTTTTTCATAGTTATCTTTTATTTTTATAAAAGATCAATTAATGTTAACAACTTTTTTTATAAGCATTTTGAAAACGTTTTATCAGAAAATGGAATGGGAGTTGTTGTTTTTTCAACAGATGGAAAAATAGTTTGAGCTTCAGAATATATTCTTAATCTGTATCAAAAAACTTTAATAGGTAAACCAGTTGATGTTTTATTTGAAGGTGAAAATTATCGAAATTTCTTCTTATTACCTTCTAAATTTAATTTTTCAATGGGAGATAATCATTTAAGTGTTCAAATTAATACATCTAATAATTGGCTATCAATTAGAGACATTACTTTGCTCGATTCCATTACATCAAAATACAACGATGATTCTTGAGTAATTGGTGAAATTGAGTTTGATAATTTTCAAGTTTTTTCTTCTATATTAAACGAAGATGAAATGTTCTCAATTCAAAACAAAATCAATGTCTTTTTTGAAAACTTGTTGCTTGAATATGATTTTACTTATAGGCAATATATCAATGGTAAATTTTTAATAGTTTTAAATTATGCTACTTTTCAAGAATGGCAACAATATAATTTTGATATTTTCCAAAAACATCTTGTAGAAAAAACACAAATTGAATCAAATACTAATCTAAATATAACTATTTCAACTGGATTTGCTTTCGGAATCAAGGATTTTAAGATCTTAAACAAGCTAGCAAAAGAAGCTCTTAACTTTTCAAAAACAAGAGGAGGAAATCAAACCACTATAATAAAATACGGTTTTAAACCTTTTTCTTATGGTAGAAATAGCCAAATTAGTGTTACTACTTCAAGAACTAATTTAAATTATGTTTCTAAAAAATTACTTAAAAAGCTAGCTTCAGAAGATATTAAAAAAATAATTTTATATGGACATATAAACGCAGATTTAGATGCTTTAGGTGCAGCTTATGCTTTAGGTTGGTTTTTAGTAGATTATGCCAAAAGAGAATTTAAGCTTTATAATAAAGACTTTTATATTCAAAATGATACTTTTGATGCAACAGTTAGAAGATTTTTAAGTCTTCAAAAAGATAAGATTGACAAGAAGATTTTTATCAAGCCAAAAAAAGCTACACTATTAAATGATTCAAATACTTTAGTTATCCTGCTTGATACAGCAGAAAAAGCTAGAATTGAAAATCCTGATGCCTTTAAAAACATCAACAAAGACAACATATTTATTTTTGATCATCATGGAGTTACTTCAGGAAAACCAGATTTTTTAACTTATGGTAACGATTATATTGACACTTTAGCTTCATCAACTTGTGAAATCATTACAGAATTTATTGCCTTAAATTCTTATGATGATAAAAACATTCCACCAATCGTTGCACAAATGCTTTTAAATGGTATTTATATGGACACAGTACAGTTTAAAAAATCATCATCATCTAAAACTTTTAATGCAGCAAGTATTTTATCTAATTGAGGTGCATCAGCAGAAGAAGCTATTAATATTTTAAAAATTTCCGAGGAAGATTTTACTATAATTAATGAGGTAATTAAGAATTTAGAAGAAGTAAAACCAGGATATTTTTTAGCAGCTATTGATAAACCAATTGAATCAGATTTAATTTCAATAGCAACAGATTATTTATTAAATATTTATAAAAGAAAAGCAGTTTTTGTAATAGCTAAATTACCAAATGCAAATGTTTATAAAATGTCTGCTAGATCACTTCCAGATACGAATGTACAACACATAGCAGAATTAGTAGGAGGTGGAGGACATTTTTCAGCAGCAGCAGCTCAATCAACCTCAGAAAGTTTTTTAGAATTTAAAGACAACGTCATAAATGCAATAACAGGGAGAAAATAA